The genome window GTAACAATGCATTCAGTCCCAGTTATGTGTACGTTTTAGAGAAAGGTCCGGTTCGTTCAAAAATCCatttgaaacaaataacaacggTCATAATAATCCGCATGTGTAACTCTGGTGTGTCTCACAAGTCGTTCATTCCAGGACAAGTCTGCTCACGTTCAAGAAGGGAAAACCTGACACCACAGGACTGAGGAAGACTCACTTCAACACAAGACATAGAACGTGGACAAGCTGTGTGGTGTGGTTAGagtatatacagtttatatctatatatatctgtatatatatatatatatacagatcaAAATGATGGGTTtcctctcaggtgtgagggcaCTGCACATGTCTGGCTGGATATTGGTCATCTGGTGCCTTTCGGCTGCAAGCATCGCAGGTGAGATTGTTTGTTTAGTGCATAAAAAtgatatttgtatatatatatataacctgcAATATGTCCAGTGTGTTTTTTAAGATATGAGACTGATCTTTCCAAAAACCATTTTCAtgattcaggaaaaaaaaaactaatcctACAAAATACTACTATTTGTAAACTATAACATTATTTGAACCCTCTTTCGTTTATCCGCCGTCATGCGTACAGTATACTTATGAGATATAAGATTAGAGATTATAGTATATAcattagtatagtatgtcttttgAGTTTATGTTAAGTTCTCCAGCAGTGGGTGCTGTGTCCCTTTCAGGCCACAAGAGTGCAGGACACACTTACATGACACTGTACATGAGAACCAAgtgaaagtaaaaagaaaaacccagcaTACTTTATTATCTgtcttaaatataaataataaataatatgtaaaaaagggaaaaaaaataagaattagaAACATTATGCACAGGCTTAACGGAagaatttaattacattttaagtaattttattaaatttttaacatttcatgtgagatatactttatactttatcACTTGAGATTCTAACATTAGGATTAGTGATAAAATAATGCATTACAAACAAGAACATAATgagaaaacattcattcatttttgggCCAGAATTATGTGGGGGGAAACCTATTTAGCATTGAATATATTTTTGTGTCTATCCAACTTTGAATTATtcccaaaatataaaaaataatattacattacatgtcatttagcatacgcctttatccaaagcgacttacaatggaattgagtacaatcagtcaggggtggaatcgaacttgcgaccatgatgtctttcgcacacaggatactggtcttaaccactgagccactccacccctcaTAATAATATGTTGTAGTAATGTAGTAATGTAGTAATATGTTGATGCTCCTagaaaaaaactatatattAATAGTAGAACTGTCTAAGTTATGTGTTTCAAGGCAgtaatctctctccctctctctgatcATTTAGGCAGTCAGGATGTAAAGCTGCAGGTCACTCCACATGTGGTGTCAAAGTGTGGAGAAAATGTGACCCTGACGTGCACTGTCAGCTCATCACACCAGTTGGATATTAAATTATTTTCCTGGAACTTCAAAAAGAAACTTGTGTGTCAGGATGGAGGAAACCAATCTGACGCTGGGGCTGTGTGTGAAAGCACGGCAGACGCTTCCCATCACAATCTCACTCTGACTCTCATGAACGTGATGCCGGTCAACACGGGAAAATACCTCTGCAAGCTGCGTTCTCAAGTGGAAGCAAAACATGGCTCAACTAATGTTACAATACAAGGTGAGTTAGTTTAACACGACACATTTTTGACTCAAAgttgttattatgatattaaaAGTGTTTGCACGGTGTAATGATTATAGAAAGATGACACAACATCTGTTCCCCCATAGTCCTTGCTTTCACTTTGTGGTCGGCCACCATGACAGGGGTTCTGTAGAAAAACAAAGTATCCAAAACACGGCAGAGAATAACAGAGTTGACTCAAGTCTGACTTAAGTCACAAATGTGAGACTTGCTCGACTACCGTTGACACTAATGACTTCCCACTCGATTTACACTTGAGTAAAATGACTCGAAATGTCTTGACTcatggaatatttacattttctcaaatattgaGGAGTTATCTTTACAATTTCTTTTTGTAACCCTGCTTCCGCGACCTTGCGTAtaaacctggcaaccgagcgaCACCAACACCACTGTAAAATTTCATTCGACACTTTAAACCCCACAGAGGGaggtaagacaggaagtcagttggTTGCTCTTTTTAATCTAACACTAAATAGCATGTGCCTGTTTTTTaagaataatatttaaaatgaatttccaTTTAGggtcagtatttttttaatccttaCGTACATTGTTTATGTTACTGATAacttgcttgagacttgaaggtcaAGACTTGTGGCTTACATATGTGTGACTAACTTTAAGTTTTAAACCTACATAACTGATGACAGCCAGAGGATTAAGGCATTATAGGTTTTGATGTGTTCTATTCATGTCCCATTCCCAAGAACACCCTGAGAGAATCTCATCAAAGTCGGTATAAACATTCGTTTGCAATTAAAGAAGGAaatattagattttggtggGCAAACATTGAAGGTAAAAGCCCCTCTgatctcacaaataaaattgcCTTGGGAATATAATACATCATCACATGAGCAGACACAACAGGTGTTTGCTGAAGATTCTCTCTTGCactactgtgtgagtgctcgggcccaaatactgacttttttttttttttgctttatttagccaggaaggtcccattgagatacaatatctcttcttccagggagtccttgTCAAGattcagtagtagtagtagtagtagtagtagtttattTCGAACATGCAAacgatatacagtataaatgaaatatccaacaacaaaaaataagaaTACAAAAGCGGATAATGAAAGACAcctgaagaaagaaaacaaacacaatgatttCATGTACATATCCTAATTTAATCCCACCTCTTCTCCATAAATTATTAGCATCTAttattttcctccctctccctcttacattactgttattgtttctgtcatttattttaaaaaagtaagaaaaaaataagaaacataagggaaaaaaagacatgcaTTATTAAATGCTTGTCTCCTGACTAAGGGTACTGCTAACATCAAATTTCTTCTCAGTCAATGAACACATTCTTGGAAAACATTGAGTCGACCGTAACAGCACTGGTCATGACACTGCTGGGCTTTAATTCTAAATGTTCTGCATATTGTTTGTCACTGTCGTTTTTTTAAAACCGACTCTTTTCACAGATTGCCTTGAAAAAACTGGAATTAACCTCATTAATGGGTCTCACATCGGGTGCTGGTTCACTGGAGTTTATCCCAGCAGCACCATCCACTGGTTCAGCGGAGACATGAACTTAACAGACTCTGCCAGCacgaaggaggaagaggaccaACATGGCCGCTTCAGTGTTTGGAGTGACATAAATGTGCAGAAAAGAGACGTCAGCCTGTCATATAACTGCTCACTGTGGATGCCCTCAAAGGGGGAGTATTTCTCCAGTAGCCTGTTAATTGTTCCGAGTCAGATAAAGTCATCGGGAAGCACTGTCAGACTGCAGTGGATCTGTGGTGTGGTTTGGATAATATACATTTTAGTTGGAAAAGCAGAAGTATGAACAGATAATTGGttcaaaaaacaatatattcatATTGGGTCAAATAATTCATGTAGATTAAGCTTAGCTTAATTATCCCAGAATTACCACAGAATTGggtgagttttgtttttgacatttcttaCATTCGGGCTCTTAAGTGCAAACTGTCTATTTTCACTAAATAGCGAATATCAGGAGGAAGCCGGTCCATTTGTTTAGTGGTTAAAATGAACTCTCATCCTTGAACAGATGCTAACACTCGTGGCACAGATCCTTAAAACCAAAAAAGTTCCCAATTCAATGGCAGCACAGCGTTCACTGTTTCTTAGCAATGCATGCAGTCAAACAGGGTGTAGATGTGATTTAGGAGGTCGTGCTATTCTGAGCACTATTCTCTATAAAAGTAAAGAGACAACTTGTCGCGACTGGTGCACGGCATAAATGTacagaaaaacaatattaaatgttcacatgaaataaaagaatacaCTGGCAAAATGTGCTTCAAGTAAAACATACATTTCCATTGCTTTGTTCatttatgaaaaaagaaatgtacagAAATGTTGTgtagtgcagtttttttttaaatgcctttttatGTTCTAATTACAGTGTACGACATTGTAATAAAAGTGATATTTCCTGGTACTTTGCACATTCTTCCACACACCTTTGCACAGActacatgtctgtgtgtcttgttGCCTCAGACAAGTTGAGATATGCAAACATTGTGTTGCTTCAGTTCATTGACAGGCTTAAAAAAACAGGGGGAATAAAAAGCTGATTCCCGGTTTTCACGTCACTATTTCAAGATAATCTTTTCACCGGTTGGTGCACGTTTCAAATTACACTCAGATGGTAACAGCAAAGTTTTCTGtgcatttgttgttattataattcCTTCCCATGTGgaacttcctgtctgtcaccTGCACTAGTCCAGTCGTTCACATTGAGGCAGAAAGGTAAATAACTCTGCAATCACAACTATGAGTCACAGGAGGACTTTAAGTAAACACAGCAAGAAAGGTGGAACGTGTGTAGGTATTGTGTTGCACGAACAGGTTCTCACAAGTGGTTTTCAGGGTGTGAATATCCGTCTTTCTCGTGGTTTTCAGTGTGTGAATATCCGTCTTTCTCGTGGTTTTCAATGTGTGAATATCCGTCTTTTTCGTGgttttcagtgtgtgaatgtccGTCTTTCTCGTGGTTTTCAGGGTGTGAATATCCGTCTTTCTCGTGGTTTTCAGGGTGTGAATATCTGTCTTTCTCGTGGTTTTCAGGGTGTGAATATTCGTCTTTTTCGTGgttttcagtgtgtgaatgtccGTCTTTCTCGTGgttttcagtgtgtgaatgtccGTCTTTCTCGTGGTTTTCAGGGTGTGAATGTCCGTCTTTCTCGTGGTTTTCAGGGTGTGAATGTTCGTCTTTCTCGTGGTTTTCAGGGTGTGAATATCCGTCTTTCTCGTGGTTTTCAGGGTGTGAATATCCGTCTTTCTCGTGGTTTTCAGGGTGTGAATATCCGTCTTTCTCGTGGTTTTCAGGGTGTGAATATCCGTCTTTCTCGTGGTTCCATCcaagaggcagaataacaatcACCTGTGACCTCGGTCTGAGAGCAGGTTCACAGTACAGACAAGTGTCTAAAAGGGGGGGTGGACTAAATTGTCTCCATGGACAAAATTAGACTCTAGGAAAAGCAAACAGACAGTCTTTCATCGATACTGTAAGTggcttgtatttatttaactgtgatgtttttttgttttttttcgagACTAACATTTTGTCCAGATTTAACCATTATtggtaaaatgtatttaacatgACACAATGTCATATgcaacatcatttacaacactataattgtttttttagtcATTCTAAATGTATGCAGTTTTGGTTTAGTCCATGAACACAGATTCTTATTGATGTTGAGCTTTTCTTTATGCAAGATAACCTTCACCTAACCCACACAATGGTTTGCACTCGTCTTGACCATgacccatttatttatttacccctTACAGCTACAGGTCTTACAGCACATGGCTGACAACTCCTGAAATATACTATTAAATCCACATGAGGGCATCATTAAAATGCACTGCACAATAAATGTGGTTTATAATTTGGTAACTTATTAAAATAATGTGATGCATTTTCTCCATCAACCTATTTCTGTTTATTCGTGTTGACTCAGATGCTGGACATGTGGAATTGcagctcatcacttcagtgtaaaTCCTCAGGCTTTTAGTGTGGCGCAAACTCAGTGTCTGCAAAAGCCTCACAATAGATCTGATGTTGGCTATTCAGATAAAACATTGTTGCCATGGCAAACTGTAGCTGCCAAAGTCTTGTGTTgttgctcttcttctttggaATGAATGAGTCCCTCTGATGGACTAGCAATTACGCTTGGCTTGGAAAGGTACTTCAAAGTCAAATATTGTGTGTATGAATTATCTGAGGACCAGTTGCATACAGTATGCCTTTAGGTTGATGctgtttctggaaaaaaataaaagcatggtACCATTTAATTGCCATTGCCCCTGGGTATGCATTAATCAGAGCGGCAGTGATACATATtaatgagtgtttgtttgttccagCATGTtggttattgtgttttattacatttgatttTAAGAGTGGGTAATTGTCATCTAATCTGACTCACTGCAAGAGCAACAGTCAAAGCAAGTTGTACCAGTTTTAAAAACGCTGTTGccacatgtccatgtgggcgtgctcgcccccccccccacacacacacacacacaatgttcttgcagcttttcttcttaggacgctgcactgacttccatttatttggagaTCCTGAACAAACCTTTACCAAAGCCAagtaatgcctaaccctaagcTTAACTGaaccacattttaaatcttAGCCTAAAATTCTCAGAAGTAgattctcagaaatgaggtcctgcctcttcagaaccaggttttggttcccttgaggactactggtcctaacaagTTAGTTTATATATCaaaaaagaggtaacaaataccagtacacacacacacacacacacacacacacacacacactttatgtaTAGCTAAATTAAAACACTCATAGacacaaccctaaccctagcccTTTGTCCTAAcaataaccatcacaactacatGTCAAACCCCAAACCTTAAACTAATTCTAACCCTTTcactaaaaccaagtcttaacccattAAAGCtgaatatatactttattaaggGATTAATAAAGCGACCTGGTGGgtacttgaaccggcgaccttccggttacaagccaagttccctttccacttttTGGATGGAGGAAGATGGATCATTTCCGTTCACAAAGTCCTAACACAGGCAGAATgataacccaaaaaaaaaatcctggttTATCCATCAGTTGTCATGCACAGGCACAGTACAGGCTGCACAGGGAAGCACATACCCCAGCAGCAAGAGACAGCATCTGATGGCATGAAATGGTCATGAGACTGGATGACCTAGATTAAGCCAACGAGTTCATATCCCCGCCTTCAGCCTTATTTCCATGTGAACTGTGAATTCCAGGAATAACCCACTTATCTGCATCCGTTCATGTAACAGACACCCATAAGGGCGatgtcccccccccctgtgCTGAAGTGTTGAAAATGAACAGTTGCCGTTTGCCACAAAGGGTTAAAGCATCAGCATCAAACATCACGATTCAACAGGTTGAAATATCATTAGGAACTTTCAGGGGAAGCGAAACAGGAAGCGTATTTCATTAAATGTTCAGACAGAGAAAATACTTTTTCACCTTGTGTAATCTGTGCAAATTTGATTATGTGACCACGTACAAACAAACTAACCAGTCACACTGCAAATGAGATGTAAACtgaagcctctgtgtgtgtgtgtgtgtgtgtgtgtggtacttTTCCATCCACTCTCTGCTTTTTCCATCTTCCATCCTAAAACGGATTGGTGACATGCAAAGATTGAGATGAAACTCAGCGTGAATGCATCTTAATTGTGTCTTTTCCATTACCTAAAATAAGTTTCACCAGGTGAGCACGGATATTTGTgcattttaaagcaacactatgtaaCCTGCTGGGTGTGCTGGCATTGTAACAAACACAGCACGATTAAGGCAGCATTCATTTAATTCAACATTACTGTTAAAATTGCTGGACTTGATTCTGATCATTTGAGTTTATTTTGAGACACTTTTGAATGAAATACTTCTTACAGTCCTTATGCAAGGACAGAGGTTCAGCTGCTGACCGGGACTACATTTTATTAGAGATTTGTACATTATCCGTATTTCTTTATTATAGCACTCTACTTCTActtgtattttattctttttagaatcacatttttcaatttatttaacCACTTCTTTCACCTTTCAACTCCTCAAACTTCCTCAATTTTCATACACTcgtttaaacattttaaacattagtGATTGCAATTTTTTCCTTTGTATTAAATTCTTATAATTCTGCCTCCGTGTCATTTTTTGAACGTGCTGCTTTTATAATGATTGCGTATACAGCATTTTGAAACTGCCTTtgtgtataaaacaaataaaacatgaagaaatgaAAGGAGCTCAGTTCTCCCTGTGACCAGTCACTGACCCAGCAAATGAGGATTTTacttcatgctgctgctgctgcaaaaaagTTTTAAACTTAGTGAATTCAGTTCACTTCCATGTTTCAGGAATGAAAATCCGACATGGTATAATTATTATGCATTGTCACAGTGGTGTTGATCTATTCAACTCAACAGCTTTTCACTTCAGCCGCTTCTGAAATTCATATTTGTTAGTTGTGAGTCATTGTGACATTGTAGACATGGACGTGGGTGGGCCATATGTAACCTGTAAtcagtaaatgtttttaattgagagagagagagagagagagagagagagagagagagagagaaatcagcGTTCTTCCACTGGATCTCCATCAAAGAAATTCACCATCAAAACTGAGCAGTTATATAACCTTCCAATTATTtcagtctcctcctctcctccctgatACACCATCATTCTTCCATCTGTGGACACTGAGCACTGTCACCACATATATTATGTACATGTGCAACTATATTAACTTGTACACAGATCTGCAGAGGTGTGGGAAAACGTGCCAGCGGTGGCAGAAGCCATAATTTAGACAATTTCTAAACTGCAGTTTTGAACgtcaaacaacaaaagacattCATATCCGTGTCTTCACTTCTCGATTTTGTCCTCAGAGACTACCCACTCACAAGATTGTCATCAAGCTCCAAAGATTCAATTGGTTTTCTTTACCTCTGAAcacaaatgattaaataaacacattatataAAGTCTATGGTCTAGAAGCGATGATGGAGATGAAATAAAAGGATAATCTGTCAATGTTTCCTCTTTGACATGCAGCTGATTGGccgaaaacaacaacaaaagcacttgaATGTGGTATCATCATCACACCTCAACTTGGAACccaaattcaaatacaaaatgtatgGTTTCAAGACCcccaatactgtgatttgaagcatggAGTGGCTTCTTTGTTATTTTAACCTgtatattttgtaaaataattaaaatcacaattttttttttataaaggaatcgatttttctttgttttctcgacttgttgctggttttctcgTGGCTGGTCACAATTGTCAGACAAACCGATACGACAGAGAAGTCATAATAGATGCATTTTTTGATCAAAAGGggaacaaaaaaagggaaatttaaataaattaaaaaaagtgtaatcGACAATGGGTGGAATAGTggtacagagacaaaaatacaaGGTTGCATAATGGGAGAgcaacacataaaacaaagctTTAATCTTAAATATTAGGAAAAGGACTTGCTTCACTCAAATAAATACATGCTTGGTCCACTGTCGTCTATACTTGCCCTATTGGTAAAGCTCAGATGGTCACATTACTATCCATTATCTCACTACattaaacattcaaacaaagCCTCAGGTCATGTGCCTCAGAAcccaaacacagaaacagatcAGAATGGGCATCACAAGAGTTTTCACACTAGCATTAttgagcgtgtgtgtgattttctcatggagaccaaaacctggtcccgaGGAACCAGAACCTCATTTCAGGGGAACTGGTTGTGGTATTGAGTTAGGGatgaactagttatggttaaggataATGCTTCATTATGTCAGTGTCTTAAGAGCGGGAAAATGTCATGGCTGGTTTGACACAATCACCTTTGGGTACAAACAGTGGAGACACGTGTGCGATCATGGTGTTATCCGGAAagatcacatttaaaataaatgatgcaaTATATCACCATTACagtaaaaagctaaaaaaaaaaacagtcgtAACCAACCACATCAATGAAGACTGCACATAATCCACTTCACAACAAACTAATGGTGTGTGTCAAAAGAATTGAGATCCATAGGAAGGAGATCGGaagtcagctcagtgtccaaacaagggttttaatcttgtacaagaggagcattcacaaagcaacacacaggatCAGTTACATCGTGAAGACTCCCTGTCTTGTAGGAATCGCaaggtatttatctgtctcaatggGTCAGCTATCGCCCTGCCATAAAGTGCAGACCCCCGCCTCTGCAGGGTTTGTTATCTCGCTGGCCCTTTTGTCTCtattcacaagtcacatcaaacagttcctaaaacaatacaaatggtcACTTGTCACAAGTCGCATCAAACAGTTACATTAGCAATACAAAGTGTCAATGGTCTCAGGTCACATAggttgcattgaacatttgtcttcatgtattgCATGAGGTACGTAATTCCCATAACagtgtgtttccactggctcgccTCAACACTGCACGGCACGGCAAAGTACCAGGGTATGGATtgcaggtaccaggtacttttttaaaaaacaccatGAGATTAACGCAGAATTacttaaaaatgacacaacCAAATGGAAAGTATGTATACGTTTGCATTCTGTCTAGATTTCTAAACATTATGTGTATAAAGCATTGTGTCTGAGCTGATGACCCTTGTACAGAGCTGCACATGCAAATGCAGTTCATAATTTAATGAGCTGATGTTAATCAATACCATTGTTCCCCACTGGTATTGTAAACAAAGACAGTATGAAGCAGGTGACCTGTTTACCAGCCAACATACTGTATGAAGAATtatgggagagaaaaaaaaaaatgtctcactAAAATGTGCCACTCTGATGAAGAAATGCCATTATCGGCCGTTTCAGTCAAACCGACGCAGATTTCATCAAGATTGTGGATTGCCTGTGGTTATCTACAGAACTCTATGAACTTAATGAATGCATTCACCTTGAAGAGGGTCTTAAGAGGCTCGGCGCAAACCTGTGGCCTTCAAAGCAAagcatgtggggggggggtttgtttaTCCCGCAACGGTCAGAAAATGCTGGGAGGTGGAAAACAGACTGTTTagcaaatgcaaatgcagtAACCCGTCCTCTTCCAAGGTTGCCGCATACTGTAAGTCAGCAGGGTGATTGCCGTGAGTCATTTTGTGTAGTCACCTCTTTCTCAATATTCAAGTATTCCCAATATTCTAAAGTTATCACTTTGAACCACCACGTTCACGGTCAGCATTACGTCTTTCATGTGGCTACAAGGGGAAAGTAAAGAGACCCAGCTTTTTTAGACCTTGGTAAGCAGAtttagaaaaggaaaaataaataaataaaaaaaaaaatcatgtaatCCATACCCAACTTGCCCATTTAGGCAGTTTAGTGTCTCTCATACTAGAGGGATAGTGAGACTGGCTTTTTGGTCATTTGAGGCAGGGAGCAGCTTTAATTGAACCACACTGGAGGTAATT of Solea solea chromosome 16, fSolSol10.1, whole genome shotgun sequence contains these proteins:
- the LOC131475678 gene encoding uncharacterized protein LOC131475678 codes for the protein MMGFLSGVRALHMSGWILVIWCLSAASIAGSQDVKLQVTPHVVSKCGENVTLTCTVSSSHQLDIKLFSWNFKKKLVCQDGGNQSDAGAVCESTADASHHNLTLTLMNVMPVNTGKYLCKLRSQVEAKHGSTNVTIQDCLEKTGINLINGSHIGCWFTGVYPSSTIHWFSGDMNLTDSASTKEEEDQHGRFSVWSDINVQKRDVSLSYNCSLWMPSKGEYFSSSLLIVPSQIKSSGSTVRLQWICGVVWIIYILVGKAEV